The genomic interval GTGGGGTAGCCCGCGATGAACCGGGAGCGGGCCTCCTTCTTCGCCAGGATGCGCCGGGCCTGTCCCGGCCCCGCGTTGTAGGCGACCAGGGCCTTCTCCACCGTGCCGAAGCGCTCGATGAGCTCCGCCAGGTACGCGGTCCCCAGGGCCACGTTCGTCTCCGCGTCGAACAGGTTCGTCTTGCGGCCCAGCTCGAAGCCGGCCTTGTCCGCCAGCCACGTCCCCGTCTCAGGCATCACCTGCATCAAGCCCATGGCCCCCACATGGGACACCGCGTAGTTGTTGAAGGAGCTCTCGCAACGGATGACGGCGACGACCAGCATCGGGTCGACGTTGTTGCGCTGGGCCTCGCGGAGGATGGCCACCGACAGCCGGCGCTGCTGGTGCTCCGGCAACCCCGACGCCTTCACGTGCTCCGCCACCCCCAGGCGCTCCGCCTCCCCATACATGGCCTCGTCTTCGTAGGCCTGGAGCTTCATGCGCGCCAGACTCAGCTCCGCCTCGGCCTGGGCCAATCGGACGCGAAGTTGGGTCATCTCTGCGGGCTCCCCCAGGGACTCCATGGGCACCTGCGCCG from Myxococcus stipitatus carries:
- a CDS encoding lytic transglycosylase domain-containing protein, which gives rise to MRGLTVAVAAAAMLIGGGVSAFPAQVPMESLGEPAEMTQLRVRLAQAEAELSLARMKLQAYEDEAMYGEAERLGVAEHVKASGLPEHQQRRLSVAILREAQRNNVDPMLVVAVIRCESSFNNYAVSHVGAMGLMQVMPETGTWLADKAGFELGRKTNLFDAETNVALGTAYLAELIERFGTVEKALVAYNAGPGQARRILAKKEARSRFIAGYPTKVVKEFRKLKAQQARALTAVEQQKTAGREG